The region TTGCAACTGAAATGGAGAAAGGTTAAGAATGGAGTGCAAGTTGTGAATACTGATTTAAATGAAGATTAAAAAGTTTACATTCACAGTCACATTAAAAGAAAGCTATAGACATTAAGCATTGCTCATTTCAATGGCTTTCTGTGGCCAGAAGCCACCAGTAGCACAGATCAAACATTTAAGCCAACGGGTTCTTTATATCAGTCAGGAGTAGCTGCAACTGGCCTGTCATTCACCTCCAAACATTGTCTTTTTGAACACGTTTAGTATAAATGAAATTGTTGATAAAAGGAAAGGCTATTGACTTTGCATATGTCCGACTTGTGTAAACACTTGCAATTGATTAGCACGGTTTCACATTTGCCTGTACAGAAAGGTCTAGTTATGTAACATATTAGTATAATGAACTGGTTGGATGGTGTATTTGGCTAATTATTACTAAAGGTTGATGAATGTGTTCAGCAGGGGATTTACCTTCTCAGTCTGGAGAATGTTTTCGACCAATTGCGGTCATCCCTTGCAATCCCTTGACCAATTGCAGTCATCAGAATTCAGCTGCTGATTGGTTGAAGGGGCGTTGACGACAGTGAAATATAATCGACTACTGCCCGGAGATCCCACTTGTCAGAATGTATACTCTGGATATTTAAACCATTAATCATAGTTGCAGCTGGATTATGTAGCATATCAGTACAACATTTGTCTATTGTATgatgtttcctttttctttttgcaataAAGAATCTCAAACATCCTaatgtttgtgaaaaaaaaaaaaaaacctggggccagcacaaaatgttctcactcTGTTACGGAtatgttttgtcagtgttataacattgtcacaacattgcagcaacattgtgagaatgctttgtgttagctgggcctTGAGTGTTCAATACAATACAGACTGTGAACACAACTGTGTTCTgccatattttatatattttatagtatgctgctttttaaaaaaaacgttgtttctTTTGTTATTAATGTCAATTTGTTTTAGCATTCAGGGATCTACCCTTTGACACCAATGCACTTTATGTTGCCAAGTGTAAGAGTCTGTTAATAAATATTGTATGGAATAAGGTTTGTTTGCTGTGTATTTTATGTAATTAGTGTTTCTTAAGTGCTAGTTAAAACAATACTCTACACTGAGGCAGGGGAAACGGAttgtattttctgaaattatgattgtgtataataataatgctcATTATAATAACGAAAAAGGACCCCTTTCTTTCCAAAAATTTGGGCAAACAAGCCCTCATTCACACCTCTGCGTTCATCCTAGAATTGTCTCATTTGGCATACCCGTGTATCTCCTCGTGCTTGCCAGCGTTGCCTCTGAGACCCATGAACTCTGCTGCAAATTTCTggccgccattttgaattttccGGAACACATTAAGAAGAGAACTTCTCACGAACAACAGCCCAAGGTGCCTTCCGTCCCTCAGTgatgcctggaaggcagcaggttcagctcagccaaccgcAGATCATGTGCACGTACTTCTCCTCTGGCAGcgtttctttaatgtatttttatcatatctatctgtatctgtatgttacggagctagctagtttgcataACACGTTGCAATTAGTTTTGTAGTTCTAAGAGCTGCTACCTTCcgggcttcactgagggaaggggGGGCACCTCCGGCGGAACAACATGAATCGTGTCTGGTTTTGCACGTGTTAGTGAATGTGTCCGAATCGTTGATTGAAGGGGTGATTAATACCGTAAGTTCATTGAACgctgttaaaaataaacatgacagCATTTTTTCCTAATTTTTCTTCCTAAACAGTTGTCCTCGAGTCACTCCTTAAAGAAACATGGAgtggatttatttttgtctaCGAGAGTAACAGCACATCGTGATTGTGTTCAGAATGTTTTGCGCTACCTTTCCcagagacaagaggacagattAACCTCTCCTGATCTAATCGTTGACAAGTTAGCCACTTAATCTTTAGCGtgttataaacacacacactcccacacgtgTTACATTTGGAAATACCTTCGAAAAAACTCTCAAGCCGTAAGTCTGGGTGACACCGAACTACACGTTGTCAATGGATGTATTTTTACTTTGTGTGGGGAAAAAGTAAGCAATTGGCTGAAGGATTAATGCAATTTgaatgcaattatttatttgtatttattatttctcaAAGGGCCCCAAACCCTGTTTGGAAGCCTTCAGCCACTGCCTTATCACATGGCCTAGCAACCCAATCTGTCACTGTGAGCCACAGTGGATTGCTCTTCacccttattttatttttttcaccatttcacCGTTTTAGGTTTTGCTATGCATTCTGCCTCATTGTTAAGCATGCAGCCAAATTATTTGAGGAATATGGTTTACCCATCACATGCTACTGTACATAGGCCATATAAATATCCCTTACCTTCACCAattaaaacaaactgaaaacgcCCACGATCCTTTGCACTTAGTAATTGTATTCACAAGGATGGTATACCTAGAAACAGGCTAAACcaacatttttttgcatttaggaTTGGAGTTTCCCTACCTTTGACCCCAGAGGTATAGTAGTGTCGACAATTATCGCCAAGAACAGTACAAAATGGACtccactgtatactgtatgcataagCACTTTACCTTATCACTTTTACACACCTGGGATATGCTTGAAATAATAACAGATATGAAAGATCAACAAAAGCCCAGTGTTTAGTTTACTCTACAGGTGGGTGCTTATTGGCCATACGAAGGAGGGCTGTTTCAGAGTacaggtggggagggggggaggggggtgtataTAATATGTTTCCTGTATTGACcgtattattttcatattcgcCTCGCGCTATCGCCGTCGTGAACGCCATCCTCCGAAGGCAGCAGAACCGGAGTGCCTTTATCGCATAAAATAATAGACCCAATTTTGGTCGAGCTCTGCGACAAACACGGACGATTGTGACAAACGGCTCCTGCGCTGTTTGCGGAGCGTTAACGGGTTACCACGGCGACCTTGTTTGGACAGCTCCGGGACCGCAGATTACGACGGCATCTTATTAATTTTCCTTTATCAGCGCTGAATATCGAGGCGATTGGGTAAAGAGAAAGGAGCCGCGTTTGGCTTCGTCTGGAAGTCATTTTGCCGGCGGGGGAACGACGGTTTGAGGAGACGGGGGTGATGAGCAGCCGTTTGGGCCCTAACATTCACTCAGGTGAGCGAATCGTTCCCTGTCCAGGTGCGGGGGTTTATATGGATGCTGTCCAGAAAACAAGGGCTACTCTAACTACAGGATATCCTTCAGGGCGGACTGTGCGCTACTTCTGAAAGACTCCCTCAAATTGGGTTGGAGCTTTATTTTCTCGCCGCCTTGGGCAATCCACTGTAATTGTCTCGGTCCTCCGCGGTAATTAAACTCTCCTTCTGTCGTACGAACACTTGCCACAACATTACACGCGATCATAAAAGGCCTGTTGTATCCTTATATTGCGCTACTAGGATCAAAGACCTTTTTCTGTTGATTCATTTACAGTATTTCACCTGGCTACCTGTGTTGGCGAAAAGCCAGGGTTACATATAATCGGAGGGATACAaccctctgagagagagagagaacgcgagcgagagagagaaaaggaagaaaaaagatATTATAATATTGCAGATGAAAATAATAGGTTATTGTTTGGATAATTGTACAAATaacattacatattttaaagaaaaactCTGATCATAATTAAATTCATTGCCAAAAATCTAGACCatgtaatttccttttttttttcaggaaggGGAGGACAGCACATGGTGGTGTAGTGTTCTGTAGAGCAGCCTGGTACACAAGATTGATTGCAAATGTATGGTTTTGACACTTGGCACGCGCAGACATGTAATCACAGTGAATTGGGTAATTTGTCAATGACCTAACTTTTAACCATTTCAATCCGTATGTCCCCGGCTCTCGTGTACACGGAGCATAAAAGGCCTCGCTCTCGCGTTGAGGGATAATGGCTTTAACCGCGACATGTGATTAAAGCCCCCCCTTTATTTTTTACAGCGCAATGGAAAATTATGTTACACATCTGTTTTCGTATTACCCGACCCCGTTCCCAAAAGTTAGCCTATTTCTGGCCCATTCCAGGGatggttaaaagaaaaaaagaaaaaaagaaatacatgaattttgcgaaatatattttatttacaaatgtgAGTGTACTGTGTGCTATGCTTTGATAAAACTGGATGTCTTTTGGAAGCCATGAGggaataatatataatattaatacgTTTATATGAAGGACGTTGGCTAGAGAGTCCTTACTTTAAGGGAATAAGAGTTATAGCtctgtgttttatatatatgcAACCATGATtaaggattcttttttttttgacaagagGGAGTTCCGCGGTATTGTCGCTCTTTTGGAATGTAAAGGACCATTCCGCTATGTCCTCACTTTGGCGTTCGGGTTTTACCTCCGACGCCCATGCCAGGAATGctgtgtctaaagtgtgtgtacatttctcatctcacacgcgcacacacacgcacacgtacacacacacacacacacacgcacacacacatacaaacacacacacacgcacacacacagacacacgtccATTAGCCAGTGATTCGGTGACTAATTGTGTATGCTGTACACCTGAAGAGGAGAACGAGGGCCAGTCGGAGGAAAGGTGTTCAGCAAGAACACCGGTTATTGAGCCAATATGACTCACATTGCCAACATTGCCAGCTGAAGGTGGACACAGGTAGTGAGTAACTGACTGGGAATTAGACAGTGACCTGGATTCAGCCTTTACTGGAATCTTCACTGATGAATAACTGCAATACAAGTTACCAGGAAACCCATGTTATCTGAAATGTTATCTGTGTCAATCCCAATCCCTTAGCGAGGGTGTGTCGTTGTCTATCCTGAACATGGATAGTGTTCATACTGTGGCTAACTGAACATGCTGTGGTTAACTCATATTGTGCCTAACTGCTCCTACTGTAGATAACTGACCGTATTGTGGTTAACTGCTCATACTGTGGCTAACTGACCATATTGTGGTTAACTGCTCATACTGTAGGTACCTGATCATACTTTGGCTAACTGCTCACACTGTAGATAACTGACCGTACCTCTGGTTGTGCCTTCGTAGGGTCCGAGGGCAAAGGGGGAACCACAATGTGATGGATCCCGCGGTTGCTGTCGACAGCTGTCGCTAACAGTCGAGCGGGTGGGCGAgagggccccgccccctgcaccCCGTCGCCGCGCCGATGATGCACTCGTTGCCGACGGAGCTGATGCTGGCGGTCTACGTGGTGACGTTCGCCACCGGCCTGCCCGCCAACGTGCTGGCCTTCTACGCCTTCAGCCGCAAGGTGCGGCAGAAGCCCACGCCCATCGACATCCTCCTCCTCAACCTGACCGTGTCGGACCTGGTCTTCCTCGCCTTCCTGCCCTTCAAGATGAAGGAGGCGGCCGACGACATGGCGTGGGACATGCCCTACTTCCTGTGCCCGCTCTCGGGcttcctgttctacaccaccaTCTACAACAGCACCTTCTTCCTGACCGCCGTCAGCGTGGAGCGCTACCTGGGCGTGGCCTTCCCCATCTGGCACAACCTGCACCGCCGGCCGCTGTACTCGGTGGTGGCCAGCGTCTTCTTCTGGGTGGTCTCCTCCATGCAGCTCAGCATCGTCTACATCATGCCCTACTACAACCCCAACGACGCCAACGTCAGCTTCCCGCCGTCCCGCTGCTACGAGAACTTCACCCGCGACCAGCTGAGCGTCCTGCTGCCCGTCCGGCTGGAGCTGTGCCTGGTGCTCTTCTGCGTGCCCTTCCTCATCAGCTCCTTCTGCTACGTCAACTTCATCCGCATCCTGTCGCGCCTGCCCAACATCAGCCGCAAGAGGCGGCTCCGCGCCATCGGCCTGGCCCTGGGGACCCTGCTGGTGTTCGCCGTGTGCTTCGGCCCCTACAACGCCTCGCACATCGTGGGCTTCGTCACGCAGGAGAGCCCCCGGTGGCGGGACGTGGCGCTGCTCTTCAGCACCTTCAACGCCTGCCTGGACCCGCTCATCTTCTACTTCTCCTCCTCGGCCGTGCGGGGCATGTCCGGCCGGTTCCTCAAGGGGCTGAGGGGCCGGCTGCGGCTGACTCTCTGCCGCCCCCCGGTGGCGTGCCCGCGGAAGGGCGGGGCGAAGGACCGCGGTCCGGGGGGCCACAACGGTCCGATGGAAGCTAACGCACTCTGAgactgggaggggggagggggggaggacaTTTGAGAAGGACACGTCGGAGGAGAACCTACCTCTCTGCGGTGGTTTACGTTCGTGCGTCCCCTCAACCCACCCCTGTACATTGGAcctttgtctgtctctcttatCTGTTAGCTATTCCCTGAATATCTTTGCTACGTCATGGTTGATGAGATACGATCATCACAGTTGGTCTTTCTGCTTCCCAAAATGACTTTGTCCGCGCCGTGTGGTTCACGAGATAGGACTTACAGTTcgtctttctgtttttttttattttttttaatttttttaaaaccacttCACTCTTGTATTTTTTCGTGTCCGTGCCTTTGTGTCGAGACTTTCACGCAGAATCGGTCctaaatgtagttttttttttttttcgtcgtAACGGCGCCAGTGTGAGTGTACACAACGGGGAGAGCAAACATGAAAGCCTGACTGGAGCTCTACTGTCTCCCCACGCCTCTCTGTGCCGCAGAAAAGCCCACCTCAGACACGCGGAAGGCCTGCTGAGGGACGCGGTGCAGATAATACGGCTCACCACTGTGATAATCAACATCTCGTCGCGGCAATCTGCCTGAGTGATTGACTTTGTTTCTCACTCCCCGCAGCGTTCCCGGGAAATCGATAGCGCTCCGGGCTAGCGTCCCTCGAATGCCCGTTGGCCACAACACTGCGGAAGTTCCTCCGTTTGCTCCTGACGTTCTGAGGCAGGGGTGCGCAAACCTATCCGTTTCAGGACTTTGATCGTCTTCTCTTAATTATTTTTAGGGTAaagtaggtaagatttttgtgttaaaacattgttacaagaccattggtAAATCCcttaattgaaaaaggctcactgacatgttgactcaccctctccctgtgtttatagtccttaaattcaggtttcaaaaaaTACAGTTGACGGGCTCGACACTcaacaaaacattgtatagctgtacaataattcaagctcattggttgaaaactggttctaattgccacagccaatggcgtttcaacgtcagcgcgtttaaCGGacaagggggagggatgaacagtgttgtggtttgagggtgtttgttgctgctgttcctctcttgaccattagaagtccgcaattacctattgtacctttaattaagAGCTTAATTATGTCTTTGTGTGAGCACCAGCTCGAGCCGCAGGCTGCAAGTGGGTCCTTCAGGTTTTGCTGTGCTCAAGCACAAGAGGGAACCAATGCAGTTTATAGGGCTGTCAGAACACTAAAGCGCAGGTGCTTGGCTGGAGCACAGACAAGCATGCACACgggcacccctgctctatggtaaatggttggcatttatatagcacctttacccACAGCGCAGTACAActgatacactcacactcactccaacggtgattggctgccatgcaaggcaccgaccagctcgtcaggagtgtttgggggttaggtgtcttgctcgtggacactttgacacagcccgggtgggggatcaaaccggcctGAGCCTCCCCCAATGGCCTGCATGGAAAAGCTTGCCTGCAGCAACAGGGACAAATATGATTTGGAGAAATTCAagtcaaattaatttattgcaGTCACCAATGTCAATTCATGCATCTACTGTTAATGCCATAGTAATGCTACAAACATTTACATACAATATAGTAGGGACACAAGAATTATTAAGAAGCACCATTCTCAAGCTTCATCTAGAAACATGGCAAAACTTACTGATCGGGTAAATTACTGggataaaataaa is a window of Conger conger chromosome 1, fConCon1.1, whole genome shotgun sequence DNA encoding:
- the LOC133137692 gene encoding free fatty acid receptor 2-like, translated to MMHSLPTELMLAVYVVTFATGLPANVLAFYAFSRKVRQKPTPIDILLLNLTVSDLVFLAFLPFKMKEAADDMAWDMPYFLCPLSGFLFYTTIYNSTFFLTAVSVERYLGVAFPIWHNLHRRPLYSVVASVFFWVVSSMQLSIVYIMPYYNPNDANVSFPPSRCYENFTRDQLSVLLPVRLELCLVLFCVPFLISSFCYVNFIRILSRLPNISRKRRLRAIGLALGTLLVFAVCFGPYNASHIVGFVTQESPRWRDVALLFSTFNACLDPLIFYFSSSAVRETWQNLLIG